Genomic window (Streptomyces sp. RerS4):
CGGGCAGGCGCAACCACGAACAGCAAGGCAGAGCCGAGGAAGGACACGGACATGACCACTGCCCGCGAAATCATGACCGAAGGCGCGGAATGCATCGGCGCCGAGGAATCCGTTCTGGAGGCGGCCAAGAAGATGGCTGAACTGGAAGTCGGAGCCCTGCCGATCTGCGGCACGGACGACAGGCTCAAGGGCATGCTCACCGACCGCGACATCGTGGTGAAGGTCCTGGCCGCCGGCAAGGACCCCGCCCAGTGCAAGGCCGGAGAGCTCGCCCAGGGCGAGGCGGTGACCATCGGTGCGGACGACGACGCGCAGGAGATCCTGCGGACGATGTCCGAACACAAGGTGCGCCGGCTTCCCGTCATCGACGGCCACCGGCTGATCGGCATGGTCGCGCAGGCCGACGTCGCACGCGCCCTGCCCGACGCCAAGGTGGGCGAACTCCTGGACGCGCTCTCCGTCTGAGCGCGCGCCACGACCCGCAGCCGCCGGTGACCGAGGGATCACCGGCGGCGGCGCCGGTTCGGGTCCCCGAGGGGACCGTCAGGGGGACAACGGGCTTTCGCCGGTGACGGGCTTCGATCCGCCGGGTAGGGACGGGGGAAGAGCGGGCTCTCGGCGTCCGGGCGGCTGCCCGCGGCACCCCAAGGAGGTGGGCAAGCTGTCCGAGCGGTTCGATGGGACCCGATCCGGCGGCCACTTCTCGTGGCGGTCCCTGCGCACAGCGGGCGCACGGGTGCTCGGCGCCTCTATGACGGTGATGACGGTGACGGCGTGCGGGGCGAGCGCCGCACGGACCGATGGCGCGCGTGACGCCGGCCGCGCCTTCCTGGGCGCCGTCGCCGCCGCGGACCACGCGGCGGCATGCGACCTGCTCGCCCCCGAAACGCGCGAGCAAGTGGTCGAGGACGAGAAGAAAGCGTGCGCCCTGGCCCTCACCGACCAGCGGCTCCCCGTCGACCGGGCGGATCACGCCGTCGAGGTGTACGGGCGGCAGGCGGTGTTCCGGGCGGCCGGGCAGACGTTGTTCCTCTCGCAGTTCGCCGACGGCTGGAAAGTCGTCGCGGCCGGCTGCACGCCCCAGGGCGACAAGCCCTACCGCTGCGTCGTGAAGGGCGACTGAGGATGCGCCTCCTCTTCGTCACCTGTCTGGTCGTGATCGTCGGCGGGCTGGGCTACTTCATCGCGATCGGGGCGATGCACCGATGAGCCGAGAACAGTCGCGCGAGGACCGGCGCGGCGGCTTCTGGAGGGACAACAGCCTCACCCTCGCGTTCGGATCGGCGTTCCTCCTCGTCCTGCTCGGCCAGGCGTTCGCCGGTCAGGCCGAGTTCAACGAGCAGCTCACGGTGGACGGCCTCCAGCAGGTCACCCTCGGCGAATACATGATGTCCTCCGACTTCGCCGTCGACGTCACCGAGAACTGGCAGTCCGAATTCCTGCAGTTCTTCCTCTTCATCTTCGGCACCGTCTGGCTCGTCCAGCGCGGCTCACCCGAGTCCAAGGAACTCCACAAGGTCGGCACGGAATCCGACCGTGAGCAGCGCTTGGGGGACCACGCGACAGCGGACTCCCCGCGGTGGGCGGGCGGCAAGGGCTGGCGACAGCGCGTCTACTCCCGCTCCCTCGGCCTGGTCATGGGGCTGTTGTTCGTCCTGTCCTGGTCCGCCCAGTCAGTCGCCGGCGTGTCCGCCTACAACGAGCAACAGCTGCGGCAGCTCCAGGATCCCGTCGGCTGGGGCGCCTACTTGGGCCGCCCCGAATTCTGGGCCAGGACCCTGCAGAACTGGCAGTCGGAACTCCTGGCCGTGGCCGCGATGGTGATCCTCTCCGTCTACCTGCGCCAGCGCGGCTCCCCGGAGTCCAAGCCGGTCGGCGCCCCGCATACGGCGACGGGCGTCGAGGGCTGACGCCGTGGCCGAGCCGCCACCACAACCAGCCCCACCTGCGGGCGGCGCGCCGCCGATCGGCCGCTCTGGGCGCGCGAGGTTGGCCGAAAACGCTCACGATGGCGCTTGACGTCCAGCGCGCGAACCAGTGCGCTGATCCGATGGTGAAGGAGACCTGCGATGCCCCGTGGTTCCAGTGGCAAGCGCGAGCGGCAGTACGAGCACATCAAGGAGTCCGGTGAGGAGCGCGGCATGTCGGAAGGCCGGGCGAAGGAGATGGCGTCCCGCACGGTGAACAAGGAACGGGCCCGGTCGGGCGAGTCGAAGACGGCCGGCCGCGGCTCCACCCAGGGCAAGTCCGCTTCCCAGCGGGGAGGCGAGAAGTCCGGCGGCGGCCGCTCCTCGGAGCGCACGCGCGACGAGCTGTACGAGGAGGCGAAGAAGCGCGGCATCGAGGGCCGCTCCACGATGAACAAGCAGCAGTTGAAGAACGCCCTCGGTCGCTGAAGGGCGCCGCCCGGACGGGACGGTTGAATTTCGAACGGTTTCGGCCAACCCGGGCCACACAGACGATTTCCGGCCGCCATAGGGGTTTCAAACCTAGGGGTACTGACGGCATTCGCGCTCTGCTAGACATAGGGCAACGGAACGCGTGTACGGAAGTCGCAAATGAGCCCGGGTTGCCGAGGTCATGCGCTGCTCCGGACTGGAACACGGAGTTTTCATCCCTTGATCGACAACCGTAATGCCGATGGCTGGGTCCGCCGCTATCACGCCGCGGACGAAAGCCCGATCCGACTGGTCTGCCTCCCGCACGCCGGTGGATCCGCCTCCTTCTACTTCCCCATGTCCCAGGCCCTGGCCCCGGCGGTGGACGTCCTCAGCGTCCAGTACCCCGGACGCCAGGACCGCCGGCACGAGCCGGGGATCACCGACATCGGCGCCTACGCCGACGCCCTGACCACCGCCCTCCTGCCGTGGCTGGACAAGCCCCTGGCCTTCTTCGGCCACAGCATGGGCGCCGTCCTCGCCTTCGAGGTGACGCGCCGACTGGAACGCGACCACGACGTCCACCCCGTACGCGTCTTCGCCTCGGGCCGGCGCTCACCGTCGAGTTTCCGCCACGAGAGCGTGCACCTGCGCGACGACGACGGCATCGTCGCCGAAATGCGGGAACTCAGCGGGACCGACGCCGCCATTCTCGGCAACGAGGAGATTCTCCGCATGGTGCTCCCCGCCATTCGGAGCGACTACACGGCGATCGAGAACTACCGGGCCGCGGCCGACGAAACGGTGAACACCCCGATCACCGTACTGACCGGCGAGTCCGACCCCCGCACCAGCGGCGAAGAAGCGGAAGCCTGGGAAGCCCACACCCTCGGTGAATTCGACATCCATCGTTTCCCCGGCGGCCATTTCTTCCTCGCCCGCCACCAGGCGCGGATCTTGAAGATCGTTTCTGAGGAGCTCGCAGCGGCCACCGCCCCGAAGGGCTGAGCCGCGCGCCGGGAGGTGGCCGCATGACCACCGGCCGACCCGGCGGCGAACGGACGAACGGGACCCGAGGCGCGACCGGCACCCTTCCCGCACGGAGGGAAACCGACCCCCGCCCCGGACCACCCCGAATCACCCCGCCCGCCCGGCGGGGGCGCGAGGAGGCACGACGCAGTGCAGTGCAGGGCAGACTCAGGTAGCCCGGGGGAAGGAAACGCCGTGGAGGCAAGGCTGGTCGAGCGTGAACACGAGTGGCAGACGCTGAACGACCTGCTCGACAGCGCCCGTCGGGGTCGCGGACGCGTCGCCGTCATCAGCGGCCCCATCGCCGGCGGGAAGACGACCCTGCTGGAACGCTTCACCGAAAAGGCCCTCTCCGAAGGGGCGTTGGTGCTGGAAGCGGCCGGCTCCCGCGCCGAGCGCTACCTCCCCTTCGGGATCCTGCGCCGCATCCTCGACAGCGCCGCACCGCTGGACCCCGCCGTCCACGCCGAGGCCACCGCACTGCTCGACGCGGTGAGCGCCCAGGCCACGGACGGCGACGACGACGCCGAGGGCGCCGTCGAGGCGGGCATGCGGGTCCTGCCCCACGTCTGCGCCTCGCTCCTGCGGATCGCCCGCGACCGGACCGTCGTCATCGCCGTCGACGACGTCCACCACGGCGACGAACTCTCCCGCGCGTTCCTGCTGTGCCTGGCCCGCAGGGTCCGGCAGGCCGGCGTCCTGATCGTGCTCACCGAGGCCGTACGCCTGCTGCCCGCCCAACTCGACTTCCACGCCGAACTCAAGCGCCAGCCCAACTGCACCACCCTGCGGCTCCCCCTGCTCAGCACGGACGGCACCGCACGCCTCCTCGCCGACCACTTCTCCACCGCCGCCGCCGGGCGGCTGTCCACCGACTGCCGGGAGGCCACCGGCGGAAACCCGCTGCTGGTCAAGGCCCTCCTGGAAGACGGCCTGGCCGCCCTGGGCGACAGCGAACCCTTCCAACCGCTGGCCCCCGCCGAGACCTTCGAGCGCGCCGTCCTGGACTGCCTCCACCGGGGCGACCCCGAGATGCCCGCCGTCGCCCGGGGCATCGCCGTCCTCGGCGACGCCTGCCCGCCCGCCCTGCTCAGCCGCATCACCGACGTCCACGTCAAGACCGCCGAACTGGCCGTCCAGGACCTGGGCCGGTGCGGAATCTTGCGCGACGGCGCCTTCCGCGCGGCCGCCACCCGCAACGCCGTACTCACCGCGACCCCGCCCGGCGCACTGTCCGCCCTCCACCAGCGTGCCGCGCGCCTGCTGCACCAGGAAGGCGCGGCCGCCCTCGACGTCGCCCGCCACCTCCTCGCCGCCCGCAAGCCGGTCGACGACTGGGCCATCCCCGTCCTCCAGGACGCCGCCGAATACGCCCTCGTCGAAGGCGACCCCCAACTCGCCCTGCGCTGCGGCGAACTCGCCGTCGACTCCTGCCCCGAGGGCGCGCGCCGCACCGCCCTGAAGTCCCGCCTGGTCAGCATCGTCTGGCGCAGCAGCCCGGTCGCCGCCGAAAGCCACCTGCGCCAGCTCTCCCGCGAGTTCTGCGCCGGCCGGCTCAGCGACCGCGACCTCCTGCACGCCGTGTCCTGCCTGGCCTGGATGGGCGAGGCCCGCCAGGCCTCCGAGGAGATACGCCGCCTGCAGAACGCCGCCGACCAGGCCCGCGCCGCCGGAACGCCCTTCGCCTACGAACCCGGCACGCTCGCCGCCGCCCAGAGCTGGCTCTCCGTGATCAGCCCCCCGGTACGCGACGCGTTCGCCACCGCCGCGCCCCCGGACACCACCGCGCCCGGACACCCGCGTACGCCGACCACCGACCGCCCCCTGGTCGCCACCGCCGCCGCCGTCGCCGTCTACGACATGCCCGACGACGCCCACGTACCGGCCGCCGAGGCCATGCGGACCGCGCTGCGCGGCGGCCACGGCGAGGCGGCCGTCGCCGAGGCCACGCGGGTCCTCCAGCGCTACCACCTCAGCGACCGCACCCTGACCCCCCTCGTCCTCGCCGTCCTGGCCCTCGTCTACGCGGGCCGCCTCGACCTAGCCCTGACCTGGATCGACCGGCTGCTCGGCGAATGCTCCGCGCACAACGCACCGACCTGGCAGGCGCTCCTCGGCGTGGTGCGCGCCGAGGTCGCCCTGCGCCAGGGCGACCTGCCGGGCGCGGCCGCCCAGGCCCGTCACGCCATGTCGCTGATATCCGCCCCGTGTTGGGGCGTGGGCATCGCCCTGCCGCTCGGGGTCCTCATCGAGGCCGAGACCCAGATGGGCAACATCGACGAGGCGATGAGCCTGCTCGAACGGCCCGTCCCCGAGGCGATGTCGGAGACCCGGATCGGACTGCACTACCTGCGGGCCCGGGGCCGCTGCCACCTCGCCACCGGCCGCTACCACGCCGCCCTGCGCGACTTCCTCACCTGCGGGGAACTCATGCAGGCCTGGGACATGGAGGCCGCCGAACCGGCGCCGTGGCGGCTGGACGCCGCCGAGGCGTGGCTGGCCATCGGCAACGTCGCGCGCGCCCGCGAGTACGTCGAGCAGCAGCGCCGGCGCGAGGCGGGCCCGGCCGGAAGCCGGCCGCGCGGACCCCTGCTCCTCGCGCTGGCCCGCACCAGCGGAGACCTCGCCTACCGCCTCAAGCGCCTCACCGAGGCCGTCGAGATCCTGGAACAGGGCGAGGACCGGCTCCAACTCGCCCGCACGCTCGGCGAACTGGGCAGCGCCTACCGCGCCGCCGGGGACTTCAACCGGGCCCGGATGCTCGTCCGCAAGGCCTGGCACGTCGCCAAGTCCTGCGGGGCGCAGCCGCTGTGCCAGGAGTTCACCCCCGGCCAGGGCGACGGCGAACCCGCCGCCGCGGTCGGGCGCGAGGCGGAAGCGCCGAAGGAGGCCGAGGTGTTGTCCGAGGCCGAGGCCCGGGTGGCGCTGCTGGCGGCGCGCGGTCACACCAACCGGGAGATCGCCACGAAGCTCTACGTCACCGTTTCCACGGTCGAGCAACACCTGACCCGCATCTACCGCAAGCTGAAGGTCAAACGGCGCCGCGACCTGCCCGCGCGCCTGTGGGACCTGAGCCTGCCCGGCATCGCCTGACAAGGGCCGGGTGCCCGAGGCCGTGCGACCCCGGGCACCCGGCCCCCACTCATGTCCGGGCCTCCACCGGGTCCGTCAGGACAGCAGGCCCCGCTCCAGGGCCGCCATCACCGCCGCCGTGCGGTCCGACACCGACAGCTTCTTGAACGACCGCAGCAGATGCGTCTTGACCGTCGCCTCGCTGATGAACAGCCGCCGCCCGATGTCCGCGTTGGTCATGCCCTGCCTGACCAGTTGCAGGACCTCCCGCTCCCGCTCGGACAGGGCGGGCGCCTCCACCACCCGGGCCCGGAACAGCTTCGGCGCCAGCGACGGCGTCAGCACCGTCTCACCGCGCGCCGCCGCCTTCACGGCCTGCACCAACTCCTCGCGGGAGCTGCCCTTGAGCAGGTAGCCCGCCGCGCCGGCCTCGACCGCGCGCAGGATGTCGGCGTCGTCCTCGTAGGTGGTCACGATGACCACCTTGGTACGGGGCGACTCCCGCAGGATGTGCCCGGTCGCGGCCACCCCGTCCATCGCCCCCATCCGCAGGTCGAGCAGGACGATGTCCGGTTTCAGCCGGCCCGCCTGTACGACCGCCTCCTCGCCCGAGCCGGCCTGGCCCACGACCCGGATGCCCGCGTCCAGCTCCAGCATCGCCGACAGACCCTCCCGGACCACCGGATGGTCATCGACGAGCAACACCCCGATCGGTTCGCGCTCACTCATCGTCCGACTCCTCTCCCACCGGGCCCAGCGGCACCGTCACCTCGACACTCGTGCCCGCTCCCGGGCTGCTGTCGACCCGCACCGTTCCGCCGATCTCCGCCACCCGGGCCCGCATCCCGCGCAACCCGAAACCGCTCTGCGCCTCGCTGCGGTCCTCTTCCGGCACGGCCTCGCGCCAGGCGTCCACGGCGAAGCCCGCGCCGTCGTCGCGGACCACCAGCCGCAGCGCCCGCGGCGCGTACGCCACCAGCACCTCCACGGCGTGGGCGCCGCGCGCGTGCTTGCGTACGTTCGCGAACGACTCCTGCGCCGAACGGAGCAGCACCACGCTCACCGCCATCGGCAGCGGCTGCTCCTCGCCCTCGGCCGTGCACCGCACCGTCAGCCCCGTCTCCTCCTTCAGCAGGTCCGCCTGCCGGCGTACGGCCTGCACCAGCGAGCTCTCCCGCAGCGCCGGCGGGGTCAGCTTCGAGACGAACCCGCGGGCCTCGGCCAGGCTGTCGCGGGCGACCCGCCCCGCCAGCCCGAGCCGCGCCCCCGCCCGTTCGGGATTGTCCACCACCTCCGACTCGGCGGCCTGCACCAGACTGATGATGCTGGTCAGGCTCTGCGCCAGGGTGTCGTGGATCTCACGGGCCAGCCGCTCGCGCTCGGCCGAGATACCGGCCTGGTGGGACAGGTGCGCCTCGCGCTCCCGGCTGCGCCGCAGCTCACCGATCAACTCGGCCCGCTCGGAGCTCTGCTGCACCACGCGGGTGATCCACAGGCCGAGCAGCACCGACAGGGCGATGCCCAGCAACGAGATGGGCAGCACCGACAGGATGTCCGGGTCGAACGCGCCGCCCCGCAGCCACACCACCGTCACCGGCCACAGGTTGGCCACGACGACCAGCACGATCGCCGGCGGCATCGACAGGCTCATCATGAGCATGGGGACCACCGCGAACAGCGCGAAGGAACCACCGAGGTCGAGCGTGCTGGAGAAGGCGAACAGCAGGAACAGCCCGGCGGAGAAGACGACATTGCGCCGGCCCTTCGTCCGCTCGATCATCGGTTTGCGGCCGAGACCGGCGTACCAGGGCACGATCAGCGTCAGCGCGCCGATGGCGAGGGCCCGGCGGACCTGGTCCTCGTCGGAGGTGAACAGCAAAATGACCGTGACGAGGTAGGAGACGGCGAAGTAGCCGTCCCACAGGCCGAACCAGCGGCTCCCCGAGTCGACCCCGCGACGGGGGGCCTTCCGCGGGACCTCCTCCTGCGTGTATATGTGCACGGCACCAGTCCTACCACGAGCCCCACCGGTGTCCGTCGATCGGTTGACAGCCGGTCCCACCGATCGGTCGGCACCCGGGCCGAGCCGCCCCGCCTACGTTGGAACCAGCGGAAGGAGAACCGCGACAACGGATTTCGAGGCAATGCGGAAAGGGCGGGTTCGCTCACGTGGGGCAGTTCACGACGGCACTCATCACCGGAACGACGATCCTGGCCGTCATCCTCGCGACCGACACCGGCCACCGGCGCATCACCGCCGCGAGGATCGCCGGCCCCACACTGGTGGCGTTCGTCGTCGTGGGTGTCTGCGTACACTCTTTCCCGACGGCCGGCAACGACACGTCGCTGCACCTCGCCGGCATTGGCGTGGGTGGCATCTGCGGACTCGTCGCGAGCTCCCTGCTCACCGCCCAC
Coding sequences:
- a CDS encoding CBS domain-containing protein, translated to MTTAREIMTEGAECIGAEESVLEAAKKMAELEVGALPICGTDDRLKGMLTDRDIVVKVLAAGKDPAQCKAGELAQGEAVTIGADDDAQEILRTMSEHKVRRLPVIDGHRLIGMVAQADVARALPDAKVGELLDALSV
- a CDS encoding DUF6766 family protein; this translates as MSREQSREDRRGGFWRDNSLTLAFGSAFLLVLLGQAFAGQAEFNEQLTVDGLQQVTLGEYMMSSDFAVDVTENWQSEFLQFFLFIFGTVWLVQRGSPESKELHKVGTESDREQRLGDHATADSPRWAGGKGWRQRVYSRSLGLVMGLLFVLSWSAQSVAGVSAYNEQQLRQLQDPVGWGAYLGRPEFWARTLQNWQSELLAVAAMVILSVYLRQRGSPESKPVGAPHTATGVEG
- a CDS encoding plasmid stabilization protein; this encodes MPRGSSGKRERQYEHIKESGEERGMSEGRAKEMASRTVNKERARSGESKTAGRGSTQGKSASQRGGEKSGGGRSSERTRDELYEEAKKRGIEGRSTMNKQQLKNALGR
- a CDS encoding alpha/beta fold hydrolase; the encoded protein is MIDNRNADGWVRRYHAADESPIRLVCLPHAGGSASFYFPMSQALAPAVDVLSVQYPGRQDRRHEPGITDIGAYADALTTALLPWLDKPLAFFGHSMGAVLAFEVTRRLERDHDVHPVRVFASGRRSPSSFRHESVHLRDDDGIVAEMRELSGTDAAILGNEEILRMVLPAIRSDYTAIENYRAAADETVNTPITVLTGESDPRTSGEEAEAWEAHTLGEFDIHRFPGGHFFLARHQARILKIVSEELAAATAPKG
- a CDS encoding LuxR family transcriptional regulator — encoded protein: MEARLVEREHEWQTLNDLLDSARRGRGRVAVISGPIAGGKTTLLERFTEKALSEGALVLEAAGSRAERYLPFGILRRILDSAAPLDPAVHAEATALLDAVSAQATDGDDDAEGAVEAGMRVLPHVCASLLRIARDRTVVIAVDDVHHGDELSRAFLLCLARRVRQAGVLIVLTEAVRLLPAQLDFHAELKRQPNCTTLRLPLLSTDGTARLLADHFSTAAAGRLSTDCREATGGNPLLVKALLEDGLAALGDSEPFQPLAPAETFERAVLDCLHRGDPEMPAVARGIAVLGDACPPALLSRITDVHVKTAELAVQDLGRCGILRDGAFRAAATRNAVLTATPPGALSALHQRAARLLHQEGAAALDVARHLLAARKPVDDWAIPVLQDAAEYALVEGDPQLALRCGELAVDSCPEGARRTALKSRLVSIVWRSSPVAAESHLRQLSREFCAGRLSDRDLLHAVSCLAWMGEARQASEEIRRLQNAADQARAAGTPFAYEPGTLAAAQSWLSVISPPVRDAFATAAPPDTTAPGHPRTPTTDRPLVATAAAVAVYDMPDDAHVPAAEAMRTALRGGHGEAAVAEATRVLQRYHLSDRTLTPLVLAVLALVYAGRLDLALTWIDRLLGECSAHNAPTWQALLGVVRAEVALRQGDLPGAAAQARHAMSLISAPCWGVGIALPLGVLIEAETQMGNIDEAMSLLERPVPEAMSETRIGLHYLRARGRCHLATGRYHAALRDFLTCGELMQAWDMEAAEPAPWRLDAAEAWLAIGNVARAREYVEQQRRREAGPAGSRPRGPLLLALARTSGDLAYRLKRLTEAVEILEQGEDRLQLARTLGELGSAYRAAGDFNRARMLVRKAWHVAKSCGAQPLCQEFTPGQGDGEPAAAVGREAEAPKEAEVLSEAEARVALLAARGHTNREIATKLYVTVSTVEQHLTRIYRKLKVKRRRDLPARLWDLSLPGIA
- a CDS encoding response regulator transcription factor; the protein is MSEREPIGVLLVDDHPVVREGLSAMLELDAGIRVVGQAGSGEEAVVQAGRLKPDIVLLDLRMGAMDGVAATGHILRESPRTKVVIVTTYEDDADILRAVEAGAAGYLLKGSSREELVQAVKAAARGETVLTPSLAPKLFRARVVEAPALSEREREVLQLVRQGMTNADIGRRLFISEATVKTHLLRSFKKLSVSDRTAAVMAALERGLLS
- a CDS encoding sensor histidine kinase, which translates into the protein MHIYTQEEVPRKAPRRGVDSGSRWFGLWDGYFAVSYLVTVILLFTSDEDQVRRALAIGALTLIVPWYAGLGRKPMIERTKGRRNVVFSAGLFLLFAFSSTLDLGGSFALFAVVPMLMMSLSMPPAIVLVVVANLWPVTVVWLRGGAFDPDILSVLPISLLGIALSVLLGLWITRVVQQSSERAELIGELRRSREREAHLSHQAGISAERERLAREIHDTLAQSLTSIISLVQAAESEVVDNPERAGARLGLAGRVARDSLAEARGFVSKLTPPALRESSLVQAVRRQADLLKEETGLTVRCTAEGEEQPLPMAVSVVLLRSAQESFANVRKHARGAHAVEVLVAYAPRALRLVVRDDGAGFAVDAWREAVPEEDRSEAQSGFGLRGMRARVAEIGGTVRVDSSPGAGTSVEVTVPLGPVGEESDDE